The Lepidochelys kempii isolate rLepKem1 chromosome 2, rLepKem1.hap2, whole genome shotgun sequence genomic interval TGTTACACAACCCCAAAAGTTTTATACAGCTAAAAGGACACACGATAGACAGTTGAACAAAGTCGTTAAGGGAATTTTTTTGAGTGCCGTTGTGAGCAGACGAGGAGAAGCGGGACCCTTGCTGGCTTTAGGATTTATTTTCCTATTTAAAGGACGAAGGGAACTGCCATTAAATTAAGGCGAAAATGTTGTATATTTCACAGGTGAACGAAAGCGGAACCTAGTTAGCCATTCGGAAATTCTGTGGCAAGGCACACAACGGTTTCACGCAGATGTCCAATTTCCTTCCAGCTAAAAGATAAAGCTGGCTTCCAATGTCTTGCCACATCTCCATGATATTAAGCGACAAAAATGTTTTACTTATTAGGTTTTCTAATGAactagtaaaaataaaaagttcttTCTTTAAAGCACACCAAATATTGTCATGCAACGATAGTACCAAGTTCCACGGAAGACGCTGCTACACGTTGATGAAAGTAATCGTTGTTTTATTTCTTAATGTAGAGTAGTGTAACCATTtcgaataatgacaggtttcagaggagcagccgtgttagtctgtatccgcaaaaagaaccggaggacttgtggcacctttggagactaacacatttatttgagcataagctttcctgagctaccgctcgcttcatcggatgcatgcagtggaaaatatccGATGAAGCGAGCGGTAGCTCaggaaagcgtatgctcaaataaatgtgttagtctccaaaggtgccacaaatcctccttttttcaTTTCGAATAAGTGTGTGTAGAACGGGCACAGATATGAACAGTACAACAAATTAATTCGTAAGAGCAGCATTTTTTCTTGGTATATATGCATAAAGCTAAAGAACAATAGGCTATATCATAGTGATAAGTAATCACTCCCAAGCGGTCTTTTCAGATCCTAACAAACTTGTTCAGACATATTTGAAATTAGAGGTTAGTGATCTGAATTTCTTTAATACATCCTAGTTGTGTCAAGCTGCAAATAATCATATATGAAATAAAAGTTCAATCCGATtgaactcccattgagttcaatggtgCAGGATTTAATACTATGTCCGCTTATATTTGCGAAAGCACCTCCAGATAAATGAGGATACGGATAGCCGCTTGCGTGATTGTGTGTCTTGGAGAGACTGCAGGGGAGATGAGCAGTAACCTGGTTCCTGCAGCTGGAACCCCTGCGTAGCTGCAAACACACAACAGAAAAGGCAGATCTACTCGAGCACGATTCCCACCGGTTTCCACAAGGATTTTGCCTGAGGAATGATGGCAGCATAAGGTGGCTCTGCAAAATAGGAAGATATTAGCAATCGCAGACCCTTAGTTCCTCTACAAACTGTATCCCGCAGCAGCTAGAAAAATGATCAGCTGTACTGTGGGGAAGAGACACCTATTGCGTTTAATTGTGAACGTATCAGCTTGGAAATAAGTAAGGAATACACTGTCAAACAATGATTTCAGCTGAAGCGTGTTCTCGAAATAGTTTGTTTTATAGTGTAGATCTGGTGCCTTGTTACGTGAGAAGAAATGAGTATGTTCCCCTGTATCTATTCTTCTCTGATTTTCATTAGGAGGCTTGACTGGATGGAACTGGGGAGAAACAGATTTGTAATGTAGATTGCAGCCAGATGTGTGTTAAGCAGATGGAATTCCTTCTGAAATAACAGACTGACCAGATTTCCCACAAGACGGGGGTAAACAGCAGCTCCTTCACAAACTCAGGGGGGAAAGGAAGTGGACCTATTTTTGTAGTGCCAAATTTTAAACAACTACAAGGAAACACTCGAAGTGTTTTTAGCTACTGCTGAATGCGATAGCAACAACTAGAGACTCCGAACCTAGTGGTTGCTCGAAACACCTTCCCACGTACCATACTCAAAGGCTTGGAGGAGCACAGGTGTACCATGCCCTCCCGAAATTACAGGGCTGGATAAGAATCAGGCAGTTTTTGCTACATGATCAGCAAAAATGCAGCTCTGTAGAGTTTGCACATATGTAAACTCGTGTCTTTTGCACATTCTAGAATGCAGGTGCTTTAGAAATTTATTTTCCCCCAACATAAATCATTAACCGAATCACTGTGTACACACTATATTGAATATATTGTCTTACTGGGGAGGCAAAACTTTGGACACTTGCTATTTGTCTCACTCAGAACTGGAGGCCAGATGAATAAGGCTTGATCTAAACCCAAGAGACAAGCTGTGATCTTGGTTATTTAGTATAGCCTTGAACTCATTATTGTCCTTCATTTCTAGTTTCTAGAAATCAGACTCAGAGTgcgtgtgtgggtgggggtgtgggggaaggaaggaatatTTCATACTGCAGCAGTTTATTAGTTGTTAACTTATAGGACAGTTGCGGAGGCTCATTCATTCTGCGTTACTTGTCGGAGTAAAAACTCCCACTGGTGCAAGTGAAGGTGCCTGCTAGATTTCAGAACTGCGCCGTGACTTGCTGAACGTCTTTTCCATTTGCCTTCCAGCTATGTTTTAGAGTTAGTCTTGCCCTAAGCCTGGTATCAAAATAGAATAGATAAAAAATCAAATACTGGTGGAAGTAGCTTCGCGTTTTCATCCTGCCACTCGTAGGCGCCGCATGCAAAACCTCCCTTTCGGAGGTGTGCCTGGTATGGACTGCAAAACCAATTGTCCAGGTGTGACTAGTAAGCAGTTATTCGGCCCTGTCGGTGGAGATGATCGCGCTCCTGGCTAAACACGAGGTGATTACAAACCAAAGCGACCTGCGCGCTGACTTTGAGGATTGGGTCTGTTTTTGCAATATCCTAgtgcccctgctgccccctttTGCTCTTTGCGGCCGGCTCTGGTTATCCATGGACTCGGTGTCCAAGTGTCTCGGATTTCCAAACTTTTTCTTTGCGCATAGTGACTAGGGGGAGGAGTCGGCCTTGAAACaaagcagcccccccacccccagcgttTAACACAGACCGTGCATGTGGGAGGGAAATGGACAGGGCAAGCAGGGAGACTGTCTCACATCCACACATAAAAGCGGGAATCAAAGGGCGCAGCAGGAGCTGCCTGCTCCTTTCAGCACCGCAGTCCCGGGACAGGGCAAAGCGCGAGCGCTGCACGCGCCTGCCAAACTCAGCGCCTTGGCCAAGCGGTAGCTGCCCTGCACGCCGCTTCTCCTTCGCAATTCGGTGTCTGTTTAGTCCTCCTCCCGTTTGCAGACTCTTGCTGCGTAGCGTCCCGCAGCAGAgggggcagctccctgccagccgaTGGTGAACATGTCCAAGGGCCCCCTCGAAGACTCGGACTGCGTGTGCTCCTACGGGATGAAGCTAACGTGGGATATCAATGACCCCAAACTGCCCCAGGTAGGAGGGAGAGAAGGGTGGTTGCTGCTGTGGGTTGGGGGAGCAGGGATTTGATCTCTCACGGCGATGCTCTTCGCTCGGCTCTAGCCGGCCCAGAATGAATGAGGGACCATTGTCCCAACCGAACAGCTGATATTTGCGTTTACAGAATTCAAGCACTTCTTTAAAGCGAACAAGGACATGCTCCAGAACCGGACAGCCTGCAACCCTGGCTGCCTCGGGGCACTTGGAAGTCCCATGCACAAAAGACGTAGATTCTGGACTCTGGGTAACCGTTTTAATAAAACTGGTTTAAAGCCCAGAGTTTGTCTCATATTGGCAAATTAGATCGGTGAGGTTAAGTGGACTGGGGAATCGGAATGAAGACATCCGGGAATCTGAAGTTGTAAAGGAAAGAAACCAGAATTATTCTTCTGCTGTATTTGTTTGCTCGATGGTTTTGGTCTTTGTGGTTTCTGAAATTGGTCAGAGAAGAAACGAGATCTCGGAGTGATTGCTATATTTTAATTCTGTGCTAACAAGAAATTATACCTGCCTTGTTTCTCTTCAAAGGGATAGACTGTGTATGTTTGGATAGTTCTGTGCCTGGTGATATCGTTGTATATTTGTTTATTAGGCTACTTTACTTAGACTGGTATAAACCGAGAAAGACAGACtaggtggggtaatatcttttattggaccaacttctattggtgaaagagacatgatTTCCCGCTACAGAGcactgggaaaggtactcagaaaTGCCAccgctaaatacaaggtggagcatATTGTTAAGCATGCGGATATCAACTAGTGATTTGTTGAGAATGATGGGGGATGGTCACATTTTAATCCTTCTTTATAATTGTATTCAGGTACTTTCATATATATTTAAGTGCTTAGAAAACATTTATGAGTGCCATAGAAAGCCCCccttaaaataagtttaaaattaGCTATTACTGTATGTCCAGTGGAGAAATGGTTCCCAGaccaatattaaaacaaaagcaaagtttCAGGACCCTCTTCCCACCTAGCTATAAAGAAAGGGAGACTGGTCTCAACCTCCCTGAATCTTTTTTTTGActgaccaccccccacccctggctgcgACCCCAAGTATGAGAGCTCATGCTATAGGGGATGAAGCTGGAAGAAGAGATTTCCTGACTTTACCTACCCAATATCCCTTTTAGCCTCAGAACTTTCAGTCTTTGATTGGATTCTATAGAATATAAAGTAGGATTTGTTATATAATTCAAAAACAAATGGTTCTTACTTTTCTTTACTGCAGTTGTAAAAATCTCTTTCATTCTACCATTTGTCTAATAAATTACATTTTGGTTGGTAACTCTTTGAAAGCAAGTCTTAATATCCCAATTTCAAAACATACTTCTTTTAAACTATATTGAGTATATTCCACAAATATAATGATAATCAGTTAACATTATTTTGGTAGAGGGTTTATTCAGGTCTTATTAGATACATTTTAAGAAATAGTGGTATAACCAAACTTGTTCTCAGAATATTTCTGGTTTTTATTAATCTATAAATGCTAAATCCTGAAACAGGTATAGCATAAGAGAATGAGAGCTGGAGATTATATTTGTCCTTGTGCAGCAAACTGTTTATTAAAGTTCCTGTTACAGGCCAATCAGTTacaaatgtcaggtttcagagtaacagccgtgttagactgtaatcgcaaaaagaaaaggagtactggtggcaccttagagactaaccaatttatttgagcataagctttcgtgagctacagctcacttcatcggatgcatccgatgaagtgagctgtagctcacgaaagcttatgctcaaataaattggttagtctctaaggtgccaccagtactccttttctagttacaaATGTGTAACCCAAAGAGTGTTGTATTGCAAAGGTTTCTGATCACGGGCCTACATAATGGACTGATCACAGACAGTTTTATTATGGATGGTGATGGGCAAGATGGAAGGAGCTCAGTTTGATTCTCACAACCCAGGTTAAGTTTACAGGGctagcagttttttaaaaaaaattctttttgctTGTAAATTGAGCACATtaaatttggaaaaagaaaaggagtacttgtggcaccttagagactaaccaatttatttacttcatcagatgaagtgagctgtagctcacgaaagctcatgctcaaataaattggttagtctctaaggtgccacaagtactccttttctttttgcgaatacagactaacacggctgttactctgaaacctgtcattaaatttGGAGTTATTGAGAGGCAATAGGCATAGAACCCGACAATGTTATTTTTACGGAGATATGTTTTAGAATAGAGCTGTGCTTTAAGGACAGTATTATTTCCTTTTGTTGTTCTAAATTTACTGCTCTTTAACTTCCTTAGGTAACTTCTTGTTATGTATAATGGGACAGGATAAAAAGGATAGACTGAGTAGTTTTTACTATGCTGAGATACTCTGTTAATACGTTCTCACTCTTTCTCGCTGGTCTCCACTTCCCTCTTCCTTTCTATTGTTGCCCCTCTCCCCTAACCCAATTGTGGTACAGGAGCCCAAGCACTTTGATGGCTTCCAGGAGTGGCCAGATGGCTATGTGCGATTTATCTACACTGTTGAAGAAAAGAACGCACAACGGCATCTCAGTGGCTGGGCCATGCGCAACACCAATAACCACAACTGCCAGATCCTCAAGAAGTCCTGCCTTGGAGTTGTGGTTTGTGCCAGGAACTGCACGCTGCCGGATGGTACCAGGCTGCAGCTCCGACCTGCTATCTGTGACAAGGCCCGCCAGAAGCAACAAAGTGAGAGAAGTCTGAGGGGCGAGACTCCAAAGGCTGAAGCATTCTTTTCAGTTGGTCCTGATTTCAGACCCAAATGAACCTAAGTCCCACTCACAGACAGTGCTGACTTATCCTGCTCTTATTATTAGTGGCAAAGAGGGTGTAAAGCAGTAGCTCCAAAtttcaaaaatgtgtgtgtctggTAGATAGTCCAGCAGAGACGGGCCTACATAATGGACTCAGATTTAAATCTAAACATCCCTGACATCCAAAGTGAATATATCAGGTATTCATCTTGAGTCCATTAGTATATAGCTCAGCTATGCTTCTTGGTGTACCTTATATTGTTTGAATATTATACTTTGATTTGGAGTTTAATTGAAGGATCAGTTATAGAGTGGTTGAATCCAACAGTGTTCTCAGCTGATTTCTCCATTTTAACCATGCTCTTCAATACCAGCCTTATCTGATTTCACAGAGAAAGCCTGTCCAAACTGTAACTCAGCCCTAGAGATAATTCCTTGCCGGGGACACAGTGGCTACCCAGTCACTAACTTTTGGAGGCTCGATGGCAAGGCAATATTTTTCCAGGTAAGCTAGAAATAGTCCTTAAACTTACCTTCCTTCTTATTATTGCTATGGATTTATAAAAGCTCTTGATGAATATTGCATACAATTACAAACATGAGGCTTTTTCTTACCTTCACACATTTCTTAAGATAGAATTTCATTAAAGGCCAAATGCTGTAGCCCTTGCACAGATAAGACTTCCAGCCCTTACCATGGGCTGAATCCCATATGACTTAAAGAAACTCTTCTGCTGAATTTCATGCATAAATTGTATGGAGTCAAGTAAAATGGGAGATTTGCCTGCACAAGGACTGACCAGGATTTAAATATGTCTCTTAATTAGATTTTACACCATTAAAAGAACTTTCATTTAATTGATCGTTTGATTAATTCACTGTGTAGGAATTAACATCAAACTTTTACTGAATTAAGAGGAAAGTGAAGGGAAAGCTTGGCTAGTGTGGTACACTGCATAAATGTGATTCCTCTGATCATGTTCCCTAAACTCTGTGTATTCcaaaatattcccattttactgtTCAAATGTTACTTCACAGAAGGGCAGAAACTGAAAAGCATATTTCTTTAGCAGAATAGTCACAGATTACAAAAAACAATTTTACTCTTTCTATTCAATACAGGGAGATTTTTATATGCTATTTTAGTTATTCCTATACTTAACTTTACCCATCTGAGTAGTGCCATTGAAGCTAATGAAGCGTGagcataactgtttgcaggactggggcctaaatctAAAggaactgcttcactgaggctcaGTAGCGCTGGTTGCTTTTTAAAACTTACATGGCCTGAGTAGCATTTAGATTAAAAATCCATATTTAATATGAACATTCATAAATTAAATAGCAAAATGATAGTATCCTATAGCAGATTTTTGTCATTTCAGAACATGAGGTTTCTTTCTTCACCAATAGGTTCATATTACAATAGTGATCAtcattcctgcaaacacttaagcatgtaaaTAGTCACATTGACGTCAAAGAGGATCAGGATCTAAAACTAAGACAAAAATCACAACTATAGAAAGGTAGAGAGATGAAAGTTTTAGATAGAACCATACTCCTTTTAACAGAAGAGCAACTCTGGATGTCCTTCCACAGAATGCATTTCAGTTCTGCTTGAGAAGAGttgtttttaaagtaaagaaCGTTTGTCAGCAAGTTCAGTGCAAGCTCTTTAAAGCTTATGTATACTGTTTAATGGTGGCTGTTATGAAGCAGAACTAAGATTCTGAACAGCAGAACTCCTAATCTTTCCTCCCAGATCCTCTCAGCTACTCCTGAGCTCCATGGCTGTGGACAACATCTGTATTCTCCGTCATCCAAATCCAGAATTTTGGGGTCATATTTGACTCCTCCCTCccttttccttcccacccacatgCAGGTGGTGACCAAATCCCATTGCTTAATTCTTCACAGCATCACTAATCTGCAACCTCCCCCTTCTCTCCACTCTAATGGCTAAATTACTGGCCCACGCGAAGGTCATCTCACACCTTGCACTGAAATCTTCTCCTCAGTCTTCTTGTTACTAACTTCACCCCATTTCCAACCCATCCATAATGCTGTTACCAAAATCACTAATCTCCCGTATCACTGCAATCATGTTACCTTCTCCTTTGTGTCATTTCTTTGGCTCCCCATAGTGCTGCCCATTAAGTTCAAGCTTCACAGCTTTGTTCTTAAGTCTCTTCATCACATCTACATCTACATGTCTGAGCTGGTCCCCTTTTGTATTCCATAtcagccatccccagcccccTTTGCCTGCAATGACAACCTCGATACCCTCTCTGCCTCCTTCTGCCACAAACGCTTCCATGTTCTCTGCTGTGCAGCCCCTTTTGCTTGGGATGCCCTTTTGAAATCTATTCTTCAACCTCTATCTGCATCTCACCTCATTCACTCCTAAAAACTCAAGTATACAGCATGGATTAAAATAATTCTTTGCCTTGTTTAAAAATAGACACGACATACAAAACATTTGAACTATGAAGCCATCTGTCTGCTTACCTGAGTAACCATGTCATCATACCTCCATAACACATGCTCCTCTAtctgtctccccttcccaggggagatggaacaatttgtatagtggggatgctgagagccattgaaccaaactgtaatccctggatataatggaaaccacttcaagccaaagGAGTGTGGCCACACCCCCCGcttccctagttccagcacctatgcccctTCCTGGTGTATGTTACACTTTTCTAATAAGTCCGTTGTTTATACGTAAGTTGTTTGAGCATGCACTTTTCTTCTATCTTTTCTGTGATGCACCGAGCAATCTTGTGGgtgctataaaataataaatgataaccATAAGCTTTAGTTGCCTACTTATTAATGTCTTTAGATAAGCAAATTATTAATGTGTTAATGCTACTGCAGGCCAAAGGAGTCCATGACCACCCTAGACCAGAGAGTAAATCAGAGACAGAGGCAAGAAGAAGTGCCATTAAGAAACAAGTGTCCTCTTCTCACCTTTCCCAGAAAAAGAGGCTTATAGACTCAGAGGTAACTGTAGAGCTGGATTTTCATTATGAAGATGGTGTAACCATGTACTGTAAGTCATAAGGTATAACAAAATCCTTACAAGACACCACAGCAGCTTGCTTTGCTCCTATGCGCAGAGGGGGTTGTTAAAGCAGTGAAGAGGCTGTCAAAGCTGCAAGGAGCAATAATACTAGTAAGCCTATagagctgtgtgtgcatgtgtacaatATTTATTTCTGGATCTCAAAGACCTGTTTTCATATTCTTTTCAGACAAGAAGGTATCATGATAGCAGTGGTCATTTCAACAACATTCATCATTTGTCATGCATGGAAGGCCCAGAAAAATTCAGTATCATTACAGACACCAGCTTCCCAATTGCAGCTCAGCCTTACCCTGAATTTCAAACTACAGACCCTTACAAAGCTACTTATGACTCAGCCAGCCTCCAAGGGGACACGGCATCACCATTCCAAAAGTGTCCTAACCCAAGAATCTTTCTACCTGGGCCGGGGGGCTATGAATTTGAAGTTCCTAGTTATATAAGTTCTAGCTCATATCCAACATTTTACAAAGATTTGGCAAATACCCCAGTGGATACAGACCCCCTTAATTTGACTGGACTTCAGTATACTGGTAATTCATTGAATGCCCATGATAAGAACTTTGATAGTGGACATCATGGGCTGAAACACATTTTGGGGAAAACTGGTTATGGAGATAGGAGTGACTATGGACAGATTCAAGCAAATGCTAATCCCCCTTACTACAGTGGGGAGTATCCTTGCAGGTACAGTAGCAATCCCTCTCCAGCTGCCACAGCTTTACAAACTGTTATCACTACAACTACTAAAGTATCCTACCAGGCCTACAAGCCCTCTGTGGTGAAGTACCGTGACCACATGTGTGATGTAAAAAATCCTCAGAACTGTACCCATACAGCAGAAAACATCTCAGGAACTGTTTATCCAGGGATAAAGATTCAAGAAGACTGTAGTGTGGTCAAACCAGCTTTGTTTTACCAGCATGATCCAGTTCCCACAAAGTCAGAACAAGGGGAGACTGTGGATA includes:
- the GCM2 gene encoding chorion-specific transcription factor GCMb, encoding MVNMSKGPLEDSDCVCSYGMKLTWDINDPKLPQEPKHFDGFQEWPDGYVRFIYTVEEKNAQRHLSGWAMRNTNNHNCQILKKSCLGVVVCARNCTLPDGTRLQLRPAICDKARQKQQKKACPNCNSALEIIPCRGHSGYPVTNFWRLDGKAIFFQAKGVHDHPRPESKSETEARRSAIKKQVSSSHLSQKKRLIDSETRRYHDSSGHFNNIHHLSCMEGPEKFSIITDTSFPIAAQPYPEFQTTDPYKATYDSASLQGDTASPFQKCPNPRIFLPGPGGYEFEVPSYISSSSYPTFYKDLANTPVDTDPLNLTGLQYTGNSLNAHDKNFDSGHHGLKHILGKTGYGDRSDYGQIQANANPPYYSGEYPCRYSSNPSPAATALQTVITTTTKVSYQAYKPSVVKYRDHMCDVKNPQNCTHTAENISGTVYPGIKIQEDCSVVKPALFYQHDPVPTKSEQGETVDTYQYGPNPGNSCSEHEGQSFRFESGEY